The genomic interval CATAATGTTCTTGAAAGTAATGTACGTATGAGTAAAAGGCTGGCGTAGGAAAGCTCGATTCAGCGCAGCGATCTTCACAGATTTGCGTTACAACATAAATGGATGCAGCTCTATAGTTTGGTTCAAGTAAAGCTAGTTCGTAGTCCAAAGCTCGTACGTTAATCGGCTTTTCAGGCTTGATCacatcgattttttgaaatcgcaTTACAATGTCCCAATCAATGCTCCAGTTACCATCAACtagaaaatagatgaaatatAGTTCCCCAGATCGAACAGAGACGCTAAATTTAAAACCAAACTTGCTGTGTGTACCTGGTACGATCAAGAAACTATTTTCCAAATCATCTTTATCGTAAACCATAAAAACTTTGATCAGCTGCATGATTTCGGTAAAAATCATTGTGTGGAACAGTCTCAACTTTTCTATCTTTTTAGCCGGTAACTGAAGCGTACAGTGATTAACTGCTACGTCAACATTCAACTCACCGACATTCATGAATATTGAGAAGGAGGATAGCTGGTAGAGATAAAATATcttccgtgaaaaaaaacctttgtaatgatcgttaaaaatttgattagtTCGGTTTACCATACTTTTGGCATCTTCTTTGACGATAAAATAGCAAATCCTGCACTGTCCGACAAGAGTGTATGAAATACTCGACGCCGGTTATCTTGAGGAACGCTGTACATTGGCTTCATACTCAATACATGCAAATATAAATCTTCATGTGCCTTGGGAAATGCAGAATGCAGACAGTCGGGGTactgtacataaatattttttcgttcgtattaTGAAATTACTTTGTTAATAGGTGAATAATCAGGAAAAATATAGAATTCCTGATTCGAATATTTGCCACTTACTATTAGGAGGTGTAGACGTTTTCTTGCTTCTGTGCCTGGCTGACACgtatttactttttcttcgttaatcCAATTTGGAAACAAATAGTCCAGATCTGTTAAAATTAAGTCAGCTTCGACAGGAAGTAAGTCATCTGTTAATTCTCCAATTTCGTGTAATCTTTTACAACATTTTACAGCAACTGATCGTTTTGCTTGTTTTATGTCATGCATAACATCTCCAATAATGCATTCTCTCAAGCGAGATATTGGAGGCAGTCTCAAAGATACCTGAAGAGCGTTGAGAGAGGTTCATGTTGGCCAATCAAATTAGACAGTtaatttctcatattttctaAGCAATCATCACAGGAGTACCTGAAATTCTTCATGTTGGggtaaaatcttttttttgcatAGATTCCATGTTGGAGTTAATGTAACAAAGTGCGAGTTTCTCAAAGACAAACAATAACGGTTTACTAAACTTATCGCACTAGTTGCTGTCACAACGCTGATTTTTTCGCCAGACCTTACGGAATAAGGTTCAATTTCAGAGTTGTATAAATCTCTTTCCAGCACTTCCTGAGATGGTTCGGTACGAAACTGCGTTTTACCAACTAAGgactgaaaaaattatgatttcCTGTTGAATAGAGAGGTACAGTTATTAATGCAAGTTCAAACTTCATACCTCTTCTAGCATTCTTTCGATTAGCTTATAATtcctatatttattttcaaactgtcCATCTCCATGGGAAACTAACAACACATATTTGCTGGTAGAGTGACGCGCACGTCCTTTACTTTGTATGTACGATCTAATATCTGCTGGTAAATCGTATCGTACAACCAAAGTGCAATTTGGAATATCTATGCCTTCTTCTACCACATCTGTTGCTATAATACAATTTGCTTGACCATTTTTGAACCTGAAAATACCTTGATTACTCTTCGAGAGTCATTTGCAATAATATTGATAAGCTCCGTTTGTAAAAGCTTCTCTGACCTGTGCAACACATCCTTATTCCACTGTCTCTGACAAAGAGATTCTCTTGCACTCAATAAATATCCTGTTGCACCACCTAAtttattcgatgaaaatcCTACCAAGAATTCAGGTAACAAAAACTCAAAACGTTTATCACAGTTGCGCAAAttctgtgaaaaaattttttctacatttcaaTTACATAACAGGTAGAGGATAAGGCTACAGTAGACTATGTCAATTATGAACACTTACCTTGAGCACATGGTATAGTACTTTTGCTGTGAAGCGTCGCTTAACAAAGACCAAAGCACAAAATTTTTGGGTATCCAATTTGTTCGTGTGAAACTTTAATACAACTCCAAAAAGTGCTTTAACTTGATCATTGGAAAAACTGTAATCATATGataatgtttataattttaccATTGAACTCGATTATTCTACTCACTTCATTATTCGTTGATACTCGGTATGTCCTGCCATCTCATcttctataatttttctgacgCTAGTCAGTACACTTATCAGATAGTCTAGCACCACAATAGCCtcctgaaatcaaaatcaagGATCATGTATCTGTTGTGTCACTTTAGAGCCAGACGAAACTGCACAAAGACCTTACTCACCTGATCGTTAACAGCTTTCTTAAGGCATTCAAATTGTATCGTATGCAGCAGAGCTGCTTTACTGCCTCCATATATGCCTGAAAGATATAAACACAATCAATTGTATTGTAGAATGATGGCGAggaaaagtgataaaaatcaTTACCCATGATCTGTAAATGCACTTCTAAATCCAGTAAGATGTTTTGCCACATGCTGACTTTACTTTTTGGTTTGAAAACCGTGTCACTTTCATTATCGCAGTTATTATTcaagtttatttttaaaacgtCGAGAATTTGTCTCGCATGTAAGAGAATGGCTACTGATTTTTCCAATGCCGTTGAGGATTTGGGTGGACTAAAGTTAACTATTGATTCTTCTGGATTTGTAGCAAATCCCCTGACACCTCTCAAGGATTCAGCTGCTATAACCTTTGCGTGAAATGTAGTTTCCAACtcctggaaaaaaattattttgtgtAAACAGGAtcaatgaatgagaaaatatacaCACCGTGATAATCTCATTGAGTTTAGTTAGTTTGACATTGCCATTCAGAAGAGTTGCTGTCAGCCCCAAGACTTTTGGCTGTTCATTTTTTGGACAATCTTGGAAGCGCTGCATTATTAATCGCATAGGATGGTCATTTACTCCTCTGTGACACTCGTCAAAAATCATAAGATTTATTTTGCTCAAAGATACATAGCCGTGATTCAACAGATCAAGGAATATTTGCGACGTCATCACAAGTATCTATAAGTAAATTACAACGAACGTTTTGATCCATTATTCTTTTTGACGCGATCGCATTATTCTGAATGGAGGAATACCTGATTAAtctctatttctttcatcCATTGTTCTCTAGACCAATAATCGACACCCATCTCCCCTGTGTAACTGCTACAAGTGAGATGGGTATGCCTAGCTAAATATTTACACTGTTGATTGGCAAGGGCTACAGTATTCACAGCAAATATGGTCCTTTTACCTCCTGCTTGATAAGGCCTGATAGGAAATAGggtacaaaatattttttacggaTCATCTTTTTGTACTGAGCCAATAGATAATGCAAAAGGAATgaataagaaataattaaGATACCTTGACAAATCACcagcaaattttttaatcaccaACACAGCAATATAGGTTTTTCCAGCACCAGTAGGCAAGTAAATTATACTGTTATGATTCACAGCTTGCTCAAATAGTTCAATTTGGTATGCTCGAGGACTGAAGTCCTGATCCATTTGCGAAACTGCATCTGTCATGATTCTGtgaagcaaaatgaaaaattcattaataattccaatagttgagaaaaaatgttgataagAGTCATAGGGAAAATGTGATTAGCTTAATAGTAAGTTGAATGCTTTTCTATTCAAGCTAATACTTATTCATAAATGTATCGGTAGCTAACTAATCCAATCATAAAGAACTTGTTGGTTGTCTCTTCAAGTTGCTCATTATTTTAAGTAGGGATAAAGTGTAAATTGAAGCTAAAAATGTGCGATGCCAACAGTTGAACttttgcaaaaattgaatGGTGTTAAGTAAAATACCAGGGGGTTAGAATTTAGCCGAAAACTATTGGGCAAAAAATATACTTTGACACTAAAAACATTTCATTTGTGAGGAATTTGATTTTGTAATACTTATATCGGGGATACTTACATTGTTTTACCTGCAGCAGAgaaatcaatttcagagatataAACAAGGGACTCCCAGATTTCGTTTGACAGGGCCCCCAGACGCACTGGCAAGATGTGGCACAACAAAACGAACTACGCGAAAATAATGTGCTGTCAAGCGCACTGGTGGGAACTTAGTGGGAACTAAAGAACCGAGGGACCCTTTAATCATTGAGTGTAGTTGGAGTGGGAACTTATGAGCACCagtttgaatttcaataatgTCGTGTACTCCCCTTGTATAACACAGGCAATCacgctttttttttagacAGAGAGCCGGAAGATGATTAGATTTTATTCTAGATTTTAGATTTTAGAGCTCAATTACAACTTTTACTGGTACAGGCATTTTCAAACTGTAATTAACATCTGAAAGCTGCAACATTTATTTGATATATGGACAGTTTGATTGGTCTACGAACGATCTTACAGTCTGCATTAATTATTGTACACAATCAAGAACAATTACCTTGTGCCTAGCCCCTCAGTTTATGAGCCCAACATCAAAGACTTGCTTGACTTGACCGTGGTGACAAATTAACAGGTGAATCATTCATGCCATCTAGTTTAATCTTTTCTATTCAGTTCAAGATTTTCTATCGGTCTCCAAAGGTCGTAGAGTGTAAACAGGAtgccagaagaagaaaaaactttgattTACATTGAACTTATGTCCAATACTTTTAAGTTAATTCGATGGAGTGGACACTGGTTTCCAACGAGATATTTGGGTATTGCGGCAGTGTTCCTCAGTCTTGATTTTTGGagatcattaattttcatctctaCAATACCCTTGCAAATGGTTCCATGTATTAttgatttgattttgaaaatacctGACATGCCAAAGGTAATCATATAATAATGGTAGCATTGGTATTCTATATTATAGTTTTgactaaaaaaattattttaatatgaTTATGTAGGTAATCATGAATGGTATAACCACCATTTACTCCATTCACGCTCTCTTCAGAGCAGTTTTTATGATCATGATGGGTAAAAGTATTTGGAAGATCTTCAAACGATTCGAAACCTGTGAAGGGGCTACAGCATTTCATCTTATTGATAAGCAGgtaaactgaaaaataaatctctcTTATCAATTTAATCAcaactaaaaaatgaatcattacCAATAGCTTTCTCAAGATGCAACGCAGAAGGCTTTTAAGTCggcaaataaaatattcctcaTAATAATCATTGGGGCCAATGTCACAGGCTGCTTATTCACTGTAACGCCATTTGTAATCTCCTATGAGGCTAGAGCTCAAAAACTTCAAGAATCATCAAATAATGGAACCATCCCTAATGTTCTTGTCTATGAAGCCTGGTATCCCTTTgatgtttcaaaatttccagTTTATCAGGTGGTAGCACATTTTTCTTCATAGATCAAAACAATTTAAACCGATGTTGTAATTGAATGAATGCTTTCAGCTCACTGTACTATTCCAAGCTTTTTGTGGATTCATTTGGATTAACATGGTCTCTACCTCAGATGCCATTTATCTTTCAGTTATAATTCGAGCCGCAGAAGAATTCAATGTCCTACAAAAAATGTTGACTATACtttcaaatataaattctaCCAACATTACTAGTGAATCCAAAATGATCAACACGCTTTTGCAAGATTCAGGCATTAAATGGCCTAGAGATGCCAATATACTATTGCATTCATGGGTTCATCATCACCAATTAGTTCTACGGTTTGTTTAATAGTTAACACGTTCCAAACACAACATCGGATTACTGTAATAATCCATGAATTGTACACCTATTTTTTACAGAATTCTTACAGAAATCAGGAgtacgttttcaatttttgtctttGGTGTGGTGGGGTTCAACGCTCTGTCGCTAGTGCTTTTGGCATATGTTGGTGCCACGGTAATGCAATCATTTTTAACAAATTGGCTTTGGTTTCTGTTgtcataattaataatatttgtaGATAAAGGATCTGACTGCGCTATTATCGGTTATAAGCTTTTTGTTCGTCGTAACAGTTCAACTGTTGAGTTTTTCTTATTACTCTGTAAAACTATCatcaaaggctgaaaaaatgtCCGAGCAATTATTGGGCATCAATTGGTGGGAAGCCCCTGTGTCATATCGAACGTCATTAAAATTAATATGCTTGAGAGCATCTAAGGATGTGACGATTACAGGGATGGGTTACTTTAATTTGAATTTGGAGATGTTTTTAGCCGTAAGTTAATTAcacaatttatatttatgcgaTTGACGTTTTAATGATGCAATATACAAGATATTCATgatgatttctattttctaactTTGTAGATCACTAGGAGCGCCTTATCTTACTTTATGGTCCTCATAAAACTAACTACGGGTAATCAATAGGCCACCTAGGGGTTGCTATTTATTTGCACATTCGAATTAGAATTTAAATTCCACCCGCGTATGATTTAAACAGAGGCAACCAATCATCACTGGACAAAGGGTACCGACCATTTTGCTCATACATTGAGCGCCATACACTCTTTTTCCGGTTTCACTTCACGTAGGACGCACGGAACGATGAAGGCTAAGGGAGAAGTGAGTGAATATTAGTTAATTCTTTAAATATTCAATCAAAAACTGACCGTGCCTGCCTCCGCTAGATACTAGAATATTAAATTGTCAAATTACAGTATCCACCGTCACCTGGTGCGCAAATAATCGCAGAGTAAACAGACTTTTCATAATGACGGCATGGCAACCGACACATGGGTTATCGTGGCCTAGCCTATTTGTAGTTAATTTCTGTCATTATCCTATAGCTTCGGGGTGACCTATCTTTATCTacttcatttcgtttttatcgGGCTCGATACAGTTTTCTGAGAATGGGATATATTTTACTTCACATTTTGCTCTTAGGTTATAGAGCAATGCGTATTTTGTTCATCCGAATGCATCAAGCACAATAAATCTTTCTGATTGTAGGATTTAATGATTGCTTTTCCAGTTAAAGGAATTCGAGGTGATTGGGCGCAAGCTCCCCACCGAGAAGGAGAAGACCACGCCACTGTATAAAATGAGGATATTTGCTCCTGATGCTATTGTGGCCAAATCTCGATTTTGGTATTTCCTTCGTCAGCTgaggaaattcaaaaaaactaCCGGTGAAATCGTCAGCCTGAAACAGGTAACATAGTATTCCAAGTTTGGTTGTTTTGATACAGAGGATTTGTCTGTTTCactattacttttcttcttattaCAATGATTTCTAAATAACTTGATAAATTCTCAGATTCCCGAGAAGACACCAATTAAGATAAAAAACTTTGGCATCTGGTTGAGGTATGACTCTCGTTCTGGAACTCACAACATGTACAGAGAATACCGTGACTTGTCTGTTAGTGGAGCTGTCACTCAGTGTTATCGTGATATGGGAGCTCGTCACCGTGCTCGAGCTCATGCTATCCAGATTATCAAAGTGGAGGTAGTTAAGGCTGGAAATTGTCGCAGACCCCAAGTCAAGCAGTTCCATGATTCTACGATCAGGTTCCCTCTGCCAAAGCGAATTCAACATCGCAATCGTATGCCGCTATTCAGCGTTCGCAAACCACGCACCTATTTCCTTTAAGCGAATCATATTTCTTTCATGTATTCTCTTGAGAAatataacaaataataaagGAAATAAGACCGTTTGAAcattcaaaatatataatatttactgTACACGGCATTAGTATTAGTGAGACCTGGCTTCCTAATCTCGTAAGTACTGTTGAATTAGGTGCTGCACAGGGATCCTCCAGTGCTGCCTAGCTGCTGCATGATTAACAGCGCATCACGGTAAAAATTAGTACTTCAGGAGCATTTATAATAACGCGACGTAAATGACAACAAATGCGTGACAAATATACTATCGATAAAGTGATgaataattgttttcaataaaaattatgccAAATAATGCATGTGGAAACTAATTCAACTCTTGATTGAGGTATAAAATTCCTCATTCTGATTTATAACCTAAGAATTTCTATACAAAACCTACATTAGACGTTGACCAGGTAAATAATGGTGTCATTTAGGTTTTCTCTGATTTAgagttaataattttcatgacACGTTTATAATAAATCCTTCCTAGATTCTTACAACATAATGGCAACGCTTGACGACAAGATTTTGGGAGAGAAGTTACATTATTACTGTAGCAGCTCCAGCGAAGACGAGGGCAACGATTCTGCAAATTCTGGAGATGAGGACACGTCCAAGAATCAGTGCAAACCTTTACAATCTTCTATTGGAGAATCcgtagaatattcaaagtGGGATGGAACTTCAAGTAACACTGGACCCAAGGGTGTACTGGGTGACTGGCAGAGATTTAAACAAATTGAAGCTGAGAAACGAattgaacaagaaaaagagcgaatcgcattgatgaaaaaacttaGTTTGACCTGCAAGAGTGCCCTggatgaagagaaagagaaacttGAAGAGACAGACCCAGACCTGGTAGAGCTATTAAATGACGACTTTTTACTCAATTATCAAAAGCAAAGAATGCAAGAGATGCTCCAGCAGGCTGATAAGCTTAAATTTGGCAAAGTATTGAACTTGAAAAGTGCAGACCAGTTTCTAACAGCCATCGAtaaggaacacgaatctgtgaCTGttgttatacacatatatgaaGCCAACAATGAAGGGTGTATAACGATGAATGGTTGCCTGTTAATGTTAGCCACTGAGTATCCTCATGTCAAGTTTTGTACGATTCAAGGTAGGCTTGATAAAGTGATTACGATGTATGAATAATACTGATATGAACTGTTTTGTATTTACAGGCTCTGCCGCAGGGTTGAGCAGGCATTTTAAAAAAGAGGGAGTCCCAGCACTACTAGTGTACAAAAAAGGGCAAGTTATTGGCAACTTTGTTCGCATTACAGATCATCTAGGAACTGATTTTTACTCTTCTGATATCGAAAACTTTCTCATCGAACATGGAATGCTTAACGACAAAAGTTGTGTTCCATCAATTGTAACTGGCAAAGAGAACTCCGATTCTGATAGCGATTAAAGAACATTcctataaattattttgaaacatGAATTGAGTCATTGTCTATTGCTAGACAAAACTGCCATACTGTACGTACACTTCTTGAatctatataattatatacctacttcaACCGAATATTAAGATGTAATTTATAATGAAACcttaaaatatattcatctctagaagaagaagaaactcaGTAAActttgtataaaatttataaaatgttTTTATCGATTCTCCAGGAACAGTGTCTGCGTCAACTACAGAATTATATTGCGATTCTGTGGGGACCTTATTTGAATCGTtttgaatttatcaaatttgcGCACTTGCGGTTTTCGAGCCACAACGCTCTCTGTTGGGAGCAGAGTGCAGAGTTCGGCTTCTCGAGGTGCTCGGTATTGGAGCAAGGCGTATGCTTCGTATGTCGTGTAAATTATTCTTCTTTGTCAATGGCTTATCAGTGGTATGTTATTGCCTGGTTGAGATATCACGCAAATTGAGAATTTTACTTGTAGTTGGTTGGACAATAATAGGTAAGTGTTCCCTGAATTAATATCACGTAAAACTGACGTTTTCTCTAATTTATTGTTACTATTCAGGGTTTGATGTCGACTGATAAGACTCCCGTATTGGTTAGTAGATTTGCGTTTgctcgataataattatcaatggCTATTTTGTCAGTCACAGACGATGGGGACATTCAAACCGTGCTCCGAATTTCCCGCAGTTTAAGTGGTTTTCATCCCCAGTCACAGTCACTCAAAATGAACAGCTTCTACTAGACCATTCAAGACGTGAAATAATGTCTTTTATGCCAATTTATTAGCCACACATTTCGTAGACCGTAACCTTTACGTGCCCGGTCGCCTATGTCATCCCTGCAATCTgggtttttccttttgtttctaTAATACAATATGTCATTCCCTGAGATCTTTTATTTCCCGAAGTTATCAAAATGGTAATAAAATCTGCATAACAAATCTGTCAAAATACAACAACATGGTAGAGAATATTTTGGCCTAACATGTCATTGTGACATTTCCTTCTTGTTTGCTTATCACTATCTCCATCTCGGTTTTCCTTATATCTGCCATGGCTCCGAGCCTTTTTCAGCTCTACCTTCACCTGACACGTAAGGACATTTTTCTGACCCAAAAAGTATACATGACTGGATTTAATAATGAATGTCAGTAAGCGAATCTATGCAGACCAAATAAAGTATTCTGTAGAAAACGAAAGGATTCTCAGTTTTACTGTTTGGCCTTGGGATAGATGACTATCTTTTCATTCTACCATAAGCCCCACCTAAAACAAAGAACAGACAGGAACCACTATATTTCCTGATTCGgagttcagtttttttttatgatttatttattttgctcCTCCAGTTATTGCAGATCACgacaaattttattaataGGTTTACACAAAATCCATACAATCTATTTGCAGATCATTCCTCAATTGAGTCTCCCAGTACATGAGTgcaatttcctttttctttgtaaATGCTACATGATTAATTTAAGTTTATTTGTTTACAGCATTATAGTGAAACAAGACAATCAACTACAAATGCTTAATATTACCAAAGCTTGAAAGAGAAGTTTTGTTTGCTGTAAAATAGGTAAGTGCTCACAATCACTAGAGAGCATATAAAAAGAAACTAGGGTAAACGTGTAATAATAGATCATTCAAACTTTAAGAgactcgatattttgataCAGCAGAAGGTTTTTCAAACTCAGGCATGGTACTTAATATTAATTTGATCTGACGAtaaagaacgaaaattttatcctacTAGAACACAACAAAATATCCCATGATGCGCTAGAGAATTTAGATTGAACGTTATTTCTTTAAATTATTCTGCTGAAAGTAAAGATTCCCATGATATGTATAGTACTTCAATGAGTCATCAGAAGGCTTCAGGGGATAATTctatcgataaataatctaaGATTTGTGATATTAATAACTCACATACAATGGTTAGCTTATTTGAAAAGATACATGTACTTGAATTAGTCATTGCTAGTTCCAGGTattcattccattttattcaaatcatgATATGAGTATTGTACCTGTGTCACAAATAGTGCAAGTACTTCCATCGATCCAGCTTTGTCCTGATGTAAATACAGATAATGTCGGCTGATGCA from Athalia rosae chromosome 6, iyAthRosa1.1, whole genome shotgun sequence carries:
- the LOC105691795 gene encoding odorant receptor coreceptor-like isoform X1, coding for MPEEEKTLIYIELMSNTFKLIRWSGHWFPTRYLGIAAVFLSLDFWRSLIFISTIPLQMVPCIIDLILKIPDMPKVIMNGITTIYSIHALFRAVFMIMMGKSIWKIFKRFETCEGATAFHLIDKQLSQDATQKAFKSANKIFLIIIIGANVTGCLFTVTPFVISYEARAQKLQESSNNGTIPNVLVYEAWYPFDVSKFPVYQLTVLFQAFCGFIWINMVSTSDAIYLSVIIRAAEEFNVLQKMLTILSNINSTNITSESKMINTLLQDSGIKWPRDANILLHSWVHHHQLVLRILTEIRSTFSIFVFGVVGFNALSLVLLAYVGATIKDLTALLSVISFLFVVTVQLLSFSYYSVKLSSKAEKMSEQLLGINWWEAPVSYRTSLKLICLRASKDVTITGMGYFNLNLEMFLAITRSALSYFMVLIKLTTGNQ
- the LOC105691797 gene encoding 60S ribosomal protein L18a — protein: MKAKGELKEFEVIGRKLPTEKEKTTPLYKMRIFAPDAIVAKSRFWYFLRQLRKFKKTTGEIVSLKQIPEKTPIKIKNFGIWLRYDSRSGTHNMYREYRDLSVSGAVTQCYRDMGARHRARAHAIQIIKVEVVKAGNCRRPQVKQFHDSTIRFPLPKRIQHRNRMPLFSVRKPRTYFL
- the LOC105691751 gene encoding endoribonuclease Dicer translates to MTDAVSQMDQDFSPRAYQIELFEQAVNHNSIIYLPTGAGKTYIAVLVIKKFAGDLSRPYQAGGKRTIFAVNTVALANQQCKYLARHTHLTCSSYTGEMGVDYWSREQWMKEIEINQILVMTSQIFLDLLNHGYVSLSKINLMIFDECHRGVNDHPMRLIMQRFQDCPKNEQPKVLGLTATLLNGNVKLTKLNEIITELETTFHAKVIAAESLRGVRGFATNPEESIVNFSPPKSSTALEKSVAILLHARQILDVLKINLNNNCDNESDTVFKPKSKVSMWQNILLDLEVHLQIMGIYGGSKAALLHTIQFECLKKAVNDQEAIVVLDYLISVLTSVRKIIEDEMAGHTEYQRIMNFSNDQVKALFGVVLKFHTNKLDTQKFCALVFVKRRFTAKVLYHVLKNLRNCDKRFEFLLPEFLVGFSSNKLGGATGYLLSARESLCQRQWNKDVLHRFKNGQANCIIATDVVEEGIDIPNCTLVVRYDLPADIRSYIQSKGRARHSTSKYVLLVSHGDGQFENKYRNYKLIERMLEESLVGKTQFRTEPSQEVLERDLYNSEIEPYSVRSGEKISVVTATSAISLVNRYCLSLRNSHFVTLTPTWNLCKKKILPQHEEFQVSLRLPPISRLRECIIGDVMHDIKQAKRSVAVKCCKRLHEIGELTDDLLPVEADLILTDLDYLFPNWINEEKVNTCQPGTEARKRLHLLIYPDCLHSAFPKAHEDLYLHVLSMKPMYSVPQDNRRRVFHTLLSDSAGFAILSSKKMPKLSSFSIFMNVGELNVDVAVNHCTLQLPAKKIEKLRLFHTMIFTEIMQLIKVFMVYDKDDLENSFLIVPVDGNWSIDWDIVMRFQKIDVIKPEKPINVRALDYELALLEPNYRAASIYVVTQICEDRCAESSFPTPAFYSYVHYFQEHYGINIEEKKQPLLEVKPISKKINCLKPRGANPGLNKRKRGDLLEDLEEHLVPELCNRYEFPSSYWLKATTLPSIIHRITQLLIAEQLRVRIYADTKLGILELPDGQKWKELRVSTDDTEIEITDKYHDLSIEDFLPETVQPRPELTGPNFDVLDSESRLYPWVRAKIQEPIDIERNIEGIQLLDIDYYQRFMHASTEQDLEMLAANGKAACYMSKPLVDVVKLKLLSQTAQNGPQQLDIMTALTSKMSHDVVNLEILETLGDSFLKFYTSLFLIEKFPNYSEGHLTCIKGKIIGNRNLYYAGVKKKIPGMIKVDEFAPYSNFIVPAYSVQRKLQIILLQAEVSPNILYHLKIPSDEQISGYLSDETLQIIEEKVMQWESSDAQSGLEPFLCAQTVSDKTVADCIEALIGVYLETTGIEGAARILQWFQIVPDDSGTEGLLVRKPISPIIDIGNPNSHMPWADLIEQKLGYKFQNRGYLLQAFSHASYSANTITSSYERLEFLGDAVIDFLITVYIYENCHQLTPGQITDLRSALVNNITFACWAIRYGFHKYLLSYSPILSDAIDRFASFQEQRQHVIDDELLYVLLEESNHSMAEFVSVPKVLGDIFESLAGAIYLDSGKNLAKVWEIFYAFMHKEIDEFSKNVPKQPVRVLFETQGVHPKFLKATVLENSTTIMVPLEVTICGKKKMIHGFGGNTKEAKCAAAKQALREFRLS
- the LOC105691795 gene encoding uncharacterized protein LOC105691795 isoform X2 encodes the protein MPEEEKTLIYIELMSNTFKLIRWSGHWFPTRYLGIAAVFLSLDFWRSLIFISTIPLQMVPCIIDLILKIPDMPKVIMNGITTIYSIHALFRAVFMIMMGKSIWKIFKRFETCEGATAFHLIDKQLSQDATQKAFKSANKIFLIIIIGANVTGCLFTVTPFVISYEARAQKLQESSNNGTIPNVLVYEAWYPFDVSKFPVYQLTVLFQAFCGFIWINMVSTSDAIYLSVIIRAAEEFNVLQKMLTILSNINSTNITSESKMINTLLQDSGIKWPRDANILLHSWVHHHQLVLRNQEYVFNFCLWCGGVQRSVASAFGICWCHDKGSDCAIIGYKLFVRRNSSTVEFFLLLCKTIIKG
- the LOC105691796 gene encoding phosducin-like protein; the encoded protein is MATLDDKILGEKLHYYCSSSSEDEGNDSANSGDEDTSKNQCKPLQSSIGESVEYSKWDGTSSNTGPKGVLGDWQRFKQIEAEKRIEQEKERIALMKKLSLTCKSALDEEKEKLEETDPDLVELLNDDFLLNYQKQRMQEMLQQADKLKFGKVLNLKSADQFLTAIDKEHESVTVVIHIYEANNEGCITMNGCLLMLATEYPHVKFCTIQGSAAGLSRHFKKEGVPALLVYKKGQVIGNFVRITDHLGTDFYSSDIENFLIEHGMLNDKSCVPSIVTGKENSDSDSD